A window of Cohnella herbarum contains these coding sequences:
- a CDS encoding pentapeptide repeat-containing protein, with protein MFQHCNQDYSGVNFGKQDLRYGELISCTFSRCSFAHGSLEEITSINCRFMECDFRGASLNSSIHKESAFENCHFSGANLFVSKFENCKMTGSDFSGATMDGITITQGDWSYTNLRLARLARQNLRGVKFYEADLSEANLEKADLRDCDLTMASLAKAKLQGADVRGAKMDGVDFKSFPVIGLRMDREQAVLLSLSHGAKVD; from the coding sequence ATGTTTCAGCATTGTAATCAAGATTATTCGGGAGTAAACTTCGGCAAGCAGGATTTAAGGTACGGAGAGTTAATAAGTTGTACATTTAGTCGTTGCTCGTTTGCCCACGGCTCTCTAGAAGAGATTACATCGATCAACTGCCGGTTTATGGAGTGCGACTTCCGGGGGGCATCGTTAAATAGCTCTATTCATAAAGAATCCGCGTTCGAGAACTGTCATTTCAGCGGAGCTAACCTCTTTGTATCTAAATTCGAAAATTGCAAAATGACGGGTTCGGATTTTTCCGGCGCCACTATGGATGGGATCACCATTACTCAAGGCGATTGGTCGTATACGAATTTGAGACTTGCGAGATTAGCTAGACAGAACTTACGCGGGGTTAAATTTTACGAAGCGGACTTGTCGGAAGCCAACTTAGAAAAAGCCGACTTAAGAGATTGCGATCTCACAATGGCATCGCTGGCCAAAGCTAAGCTGCAAGGTGCCGATGTAAGAGGGGCTAAAATGGATGGCGTGGACTTCAAGTCATTCCCCGTTATAGGGTTGAGAATGGATAGAGAGCAAGCTGTTTTGTTATCGCTATCTCATGGAGCCAAGGTGGATTAA
- a CDS encoding SCO family protein: protein MKTKSGSGYFPYIVLAMFIVIAGYIAYKSLVPAKSLPVIKAAPDFVLEDLDGNVFHSESMNGTVRLMEFMFTSCPDICPVTTYKMVQIQEEMKTRGIWGEQVKMIAVSFDPARDTPEVFNAYADRMNIDRSGWALLRGEEKNIQQIAKQFGVTIQNMGDGQFVHNVTSLMLIDGKDRIRQIYEMGSEMDNDTIIKDILALVDEQ, encoded by the coding sequence ATGAAGACGAAGTCCGGATCGGGATATTTTCCTTATATCGTTCTTGCAATGTTCATCGTAATAGCAGGTTACATCGCTTACAAATCCCTAGTGCCTGCCAAATCTTTACCTGTCATTAAAGCGGCACCCGATTTCGTATTGGAAGATTTAGACGGCAACGTGTTTCACAGCGAATCGATGAACGGAACGGTTCGATTAATGGAATTCATGTTCACGAGTTGTCCGGATATCTGTCCCGTAACCACCTACAAAATGGTACAAATCCAGGAAGAAATGAAAACACGCGGCATCTGGGGTGAACAAGTGAAGATGATTGCGGTCAGCTTCGATCCGGCGCGTGATACTCCGGAAGTCTTTAATGCATATGCCGATCGCATGAACATCGATAGATCCGGCTGGGCGTTACTCCGGGGAGAGGAAAAGAACATTCAGCAAATCGCCAAACAATTCGGGGTAACAATACAAAATATGGGCGATGGTCAATTTGTACATAACGTGACTTCTTTAATGTTAATTGACGGCAAAGATCGTATAAGACAAATCTATGAGATGGGTTCCGAAATGGATAACGATACAATCATTAAAGATATATTAGCTCTGGTCGACGAACAATAA
- a CDS encoding c-type cytochrome: MYKWIASGIIALACLFAVYLITYNMPEKEESAEPSSLIAIPATPVDADAALQVYKSNCLSCHGDQLSGGFAPNLTNVGTSMTKEKIYKQIKQGGGGMPKFEDRLTEDELVNITNWLAGMKK; encoded by the coding sequence ATGTACAAATGGATCGCCAGCGGAATAATAGCCTTAGCCTGCTTGTTTGCCGTCTACTTGATTACGTACAACATGCCTGAGAAAGAAGAGTCAGCCGAGCCCTCCTCATTGATAGCCATACCTGCCACTCCCGTTGATGCCGATGCAGCCCTGCAAGTCTACAAAAGCAATTGTTTGTCTTGCCATGGGGATCAATTGTCCGGCGGTTTCGCACCGAACCTAACCAACGTTGGTACATCGATGACCAAAGAGAAGATTTACAAGCAAATTAAGCAAGGCGGAGGCGGAATGCCCAAATTCGAGGATAGACTGACGGAAGATGAGCTCGTTAATATTACGAATTGGCTTGCAGGTATGAAAAAATAA